From a single Shewanella denitrificans OS217 genomic region:
- a CDS encoding HAD family hydrolase: MNSRQYDLVIFDWDGTLMDSVAKIVTSLQSVAQELNIPIPTEEAVRDIIGLSMQQVLPILFAGHQSLFDDILTSYKKHYLALEAVPSPLFYGVEDLLKQLTAAGVTLAIATGKGRGGLERVLGVTGIGHYFAASRTADEAKSKPHPQMLQSLLAEFDIPAQRAVMIGDSVLDLTMANHAGMHCIGVSYGAHKEGKLLSQSPKAVVHCASQILAHL, translated from the coding sequence ATGAATAGCAGGCAATACGATTTAGTGATTTTCGACTGGGATGGCACCTTGATGGACTCAGTGGCCAAAATCGTTACTAGTTTGCAGTCTGTGGCTCAAGAGTTGAATATCCCCATTCCCACAGAAGAGGCGGTGCGGGATATTATCGGTTTATCCATGCAGCAGGTATTGCCTATCTTGTTTGCAGGTCATCAAAGCTTGTTTGATGACATTTTAACGAGTTATAAAAAGCATTATTTAGCCCTTGAAGCTGTGCCCAGTCCATTATTTTATGGCGTAGAAGATTTACTTAAGCAGTTAACAGCTGCTGGGGTCACTTTAGCTATTGCGACAGGGAAGGGGCGGGGTGGCCTTGAACGCGTGCTTGGCGTTACCGGCATAGGCCACTACTTTGCAGCAAGTCGCACCGCCGATGAGGCAAAGAGTAAGCCCCATCCGCAAATGTTGCAGTCGTTGCTGGCTGAGTTCGATATCCCTGCCCAGAGGGCTGTGATGATTGGTGATTCAGTACTAGATTTAACCATGGCCAATCATGCGGGCATGCATTGCATTGGCGTGAGTTATGGTGCCCATAAAGAGGGAAAATTGCTTAGCCAGTCTCCCAAAGCGGTAGTGCACTGCGCCAGCCAAATATTGGCGCATTTATAG
- the rluC gene encoding 23S rRNA pseudouridine(955/2504/2580) synthase RluC, translating to MNTETPTQVQLVTIDEDHFEQRIDNYLITALKGVPKSMIYRIVRKGEVRVNKKRIKPEYKLQIGDVVRIPPVRMAEKDYRTAPSANLSRVSVLETRIIHEDKHLIVLNKPAGIAVHGGSGIDFGVIEGLRSLRPQQKFLELVHRLDKDTSGVLLVAKKRSALKHLHDQLRNKTMQKDYLALVRGEWQAKDKSIKAPLLKITLASGERIVRVNAEGKASETRFRIMQRYDGCTLVKASPVTGRTHQIRVHCQFAGHAIACDDKYSEQSFDDSMRVHGLNRLFLHAAELKFIHPENDEVMQVQAPLDENLSQTLEKLKRV from the coding sequence ATGAATACTGAAACTCCCACACAAGTTCAATTGGTCACAATTGATGAAGATCACTTCGAGCAACGCATCGATAACTATTTAATCACAGCCCTTAAAGGCGTTCCTAAAAGCATGATTTATCGTATCGTGCGTAAGGGCGAAGTGCGAGTGAATAAAAAGCGCATCAAGCCGGAATATAAGTTACAGATCGGTGATGTTGTGCGAATTCCGCCCGTCAGAATGGCTGAAAAAGATTATCGCACGGCGCCCTCGGCGAACTTATCCCGAGTGTCTGTGCTTGAAACCCGCATTATCCACGAGGATAAGCATTTAATCGTGCTAAATAAGCCTGCAGGTATCGCAGTCCATGGTGGCAGTGGCATAGACTTTGGCGTTATCGAAGGTTTGCGCTCACTGCGGCCACAACAGAAATTCTTAGAATTAGTGCATCGTCTGGATAAAGACACTTCCGGGGTGTTATTGGTGGCTAAGAAACGCAGTGCCCTGAAACATTTACACGATCAGTTGCGCAATAAAACCATGCAAAAAGACTATTTGGCTTTAGTACGCGGCGAATGGCAGGCAAAAGATAAATCCATCAAGGCACCGTTACTTAAAATCACCTTAGCCTCAGGTGAGCGTATTGTGCGAGTGAACGCCGAAGGTAAAGCCTCCGAAACGCGTTTTCGCATTATGCAGCGTTATGATGGCTGCACCTTAGTGAAAGCGAGCCCTGTGACTGGCCGTACCCATCAAATTCGTGTTCATTGCCAGTTTGCAGGTCATGCCATTGCTTGTGATGATAAGTACAGCGAGCAATCCTTTGATGACAGTATGCGTGTTCACGGCTTAAACCGCTTATTTCTTCACGCCGCCGAGCTTAAATTTATTCACCCAGAGAATGATGAAGTCATGCAAGTGCAGGCGCCGTTAGATGAGAATCTAAGCCAAACCCTAGAAAAGCTTAAAAGGGTTTAG
- the rne gene encoding ribonuclease E, with translation MKRMLINATQSEELRVALVDGQQLYDLDIESPGHEQKKSNIYKGKITRVEPSLEAAFVDYGADRHGFLPLKEIAREYFPKGYSFQGRPNIKEVVQEGQQVIVQIDKEERGNKGAALTTFISLAGSYLVLMPNNPRAGGISRRIEGDERTELKEAMADLEVPNGMGLIVRTAGVGKEANELKWDLKVLQHHWDAIQEASQSQNAPFLIHQESNVIVRAIRDYLRRDVGEILIDHPRIFEEAKQHIGLVRPDFVERVKLYESEVPLFTHFQIESQIESAFQREVRLPSGGSIVIDPTEALTSIDINSARATKGGDIEETALNTNLEAADEIARQLRLRDLGGLVVIDFIDMTPVRHQREVENRMRDAVHHDRARVQLGRISRFGLMEMSRQRLRPSLEESAAHICPRCHGQGTVRSTESLALSILRLMEEEAIKENTSQIEAIVPVDVAAFLLNEKRKAIRITEERHGVEVYIIPDEHMKTPDYRVVRHRTDDEMTESSYKRVEAPLSKLYEPRKLERAAAPQPALKGFAAPQKAPDAPVKATPVVQSTQPGLVTRIIAGISALFSSPSKSAEPKAETKSTASESRPANNTRPRRSDGRSDSRNDNRRSRNDSDSRNRNDADKNKDTRGRNKKTDKERNVRDADDKRPARTDNRNDSRTDKALKQEQPVQEAVESVEVKTEKTPKQEAARERRQRRNMRRKVRIENEQVTQDADLTSTDTAEAVKTDAALNTPAAQVEPTPTQDTDKGSHLDQSASAKKSDDSESRNSRTRRQPRKEKAEQVTSESSDEASAPSVATAEIPASDAGTVEPKQAVDVNAEQDDDAKEGRDGQRRSRRSPRHLRAAGQRRRRDEDDTSQGAVFSSVDELEKQLNDEQNAIAAQKLNGEAQQAAPSAVEQAEVSNAANNIEINDKAEAATETVTETANAEVKTQDVDTVASPVAEEKVEAKVEATTPAETQANTDASIEVATEVKAEVKAEVTATAEPAVVTETNNTDEAIKATKEASNASAPMAKPAIPARKAVAQVAPALAPSSTEASTVSSAAAKPTGGSRFGTMVSSDMTKPVVHERSQQDTPKGREYDNTATEDATPKSKLGNSASSGMHRP, from the coding sequence ATGAAACGTATGTTAATCAATGCAACTCAATCTGAAGAGTTGCGCGTAGCCCTAGTTGATGGGCAACAACTGTATGATTTGGATATTGAAAGCCCAGGTCACGAACAGAAAAAATCAAACATCTACAAAGGTAAAATTACCCGTGTAGAACCCTCTCTAGAAGCGGCTTTTGTGGACTATGGCGCTGACCGTCACGGTTTCTTGCCCCTCAAAGAAATTGCCCGCGAATATTTCCCAAAAGGTTATTCATTCCAAGGTCGTCCTAACATCAAAGAAGTGGTGCAGGAAGGTCAACAAGTTATCGTTCAAATCGATAAAGAAGAGCGCGGTAATAAAGGTGCGGCACTTACCACCTTTATCAGTTTAGCGGGTTCTTATTTGGTATTAATGCCTAACAACCCTCGTGCTGGCGGCATATCTCGTCGTATCGAAGGTGATGAGCGTACCGAGCTTAAAGAAGCCATGGCTGATCTTGAAGTGCCAAACGGCATGGGCCTTATCGTGCGCACCGCCGGCGTTGGCAAAGAAGCCAATGAGCTTAAGTGGGACTTAAAAGTACTTCAACATCATTGGGATGCTATTCAAGAAGCATCCCAATCACAGAATGCTCCTTTCCTTATTCATCAAGAAAGTAACGTCATAGTTCGCGCTATTCGCGACTACTTACGCCGTGATGTGGGCGAAATCCTTATCGATCATCCCCGTATTTTTGAAGAAGCAAAACAACACATAGGTTTAGTGCGTCCTGATTTCGTTGAGCGCGTAAAGCTTTATGAATCAGAAGTGCCACTATTTACTCACTTCCAAATCGAATCTCAGATTGAATCTGCATTCCAACGTGAAGTGCGCCTGCCATCGGGCGGCTCAATCGTCATTGACCCAACTGAAGCCTTGACCTCTATCGATATCAACTCGGCCCGCGCCACTAAAGGCGGCGATATCGAAGAAACAGCACTTAACACCAACCTAGAAGCTGCCGATGAAATTGCCCGTCAATTACGTCTACGCGACTTAGGTGGCCTAGTGGTTATCGATTTTATCGATATGACCCCAGTTAGACACCAGCGTGAAGTTGAAAACCGCATGCGTGATGCTGTGCATCATGATCGTGCTCGCGTGCAACTTGGCCGCATTTCACGTTTTGGCTTAATGGAAATGTCGCGTCAGCGTCTGCGCCCTTCTCTTGAGGAATCGGCAGCACACATTTGTCCACGCTGTCATGGTCAAGGTACGGTTCGTAGTACTGAGTCTCTGGCATTATCGATTTTACGTTTGATGGAAGAAGAAGCCATCAAAGAAAACACGTCTCAGATAGAAGCCATAGTGCCTGTTGATGTGGCCGCCTTCTTATTAAATGAGAAGCGCAAAGCTATTCGCATCACAGAAGAGCGTCACGGTGTTGAAGTGTACATCATCCCTGATGAACACATGAAAACGCCAGATTACCGCGTTGTGCGTCACAGAACTGATGACGAAATGACAGAATCTAGCTATAAGCGTGTTGAAGCCCCGCTATCCAAGCTTTATGAACCACGTAAACTTGAACGCGCAGCTGCGCCGCAACCTGCACTTAAAGGGTTTGCTGCACCGCAAAAAGCCCCTGATGCCCCTGTAAAAGCAACCCCAGTAGTTCAAAGCACTCAACCGGGTTTAGTTACCCGCATCATAGCCGGCATTAGCGCCCTGTTTAGCTCACCAAGCAAGAGCGCGGAGCCCAAAGCTGAAACTAAAAGCACCGCAAGCGAAAGCCGTCCTGCCAATAACACTCGTCCTCGCCGCAGTGATGGTCGCAGTGATAGCCGCAACGACAACCGTCGCAGCCGCAATGATAGCGACAGCCGCAACCGTAACGATGCTGATAAGAACAAAGACACTCGTGGCCGCAATAAGAAGACTGATAAAGAACGTAACGTTCGTGATGCAGACGACAAGCGCCCAGCAAGAACTGATAATCGTAACGATAGCCGCACTGACAAGGCACTTAAGCAAGAGCAGCCTGTTCAAGAAGCCGTTGAAAGCGTTGAAGTTAAAACTGAGAAAACCCCTAAGCAAGAAGCAGCCCGTGAGCGTCGTCAACGCCGCAATATGCGTCGCAAGGTGCGTATTGAAAACGAGCAAGTGACTCAAGATGCTGATCTAACATCGACTGACACTGCAGAAGCTGTCAAAACCGATGCAGCGCTTAACACTCCAGCTGCACAAGTAGAGCCGACGCCTACGCAAGATACAGACAAGGGTTCACACCTTGACCAGTCTGCCAGCGCCAAGAAAAGCGATGATTCAGAAAGCAGAAACTCACGTACTCGCCGTCAACCTCGTAAAGAGAAAGCCGAGCAAGTCACCAGTGAGTCAAGTGATGAAGCTTCAGCTCCTTCGGTAGCGACTGCTGAAATCCCAGCGAGCGATGCTGGAACGGTTGAACCTAAGCAAGCTGTAGATGTCAATGCTGAGCAAGATGATGACGCTAAAGAAGGCCGTGATGGTCAACGCCGTAGCCGTCGTAGCCCACGTCATCTTCGCGCAGCAGGCCAACGCCGTCGCCGTGATGAAGATGATACCAGCCAAGGCGCGGTATTCTCATCGGTTGATGAGCTTGAAAAGCAGCTCAATGACGAACAAAATGCCATTGCTGCCCAAAAGCTCAATGGTGAAGCCCAGCAAGCTGCACCAAGCGCTGTTGAGCAGGCTGAAGTAAGCAATGCAGCAAACAACATCGAGATCAATGACAAAGCAGAAGCTGCCACTGAAACAGTGACTGAGACAGCGAACGCTGAAGTAAAGACTCAGGATGTCGACACTGTAGCAAGCCCAGTAGCAGAAGAGAAAGTTGAAGCTAAAGTTGAAGCAACGACGCCAGCTGAAACTCAGGCTAATACAGATGCGTCTATTGAAGTCGCCACTGAAGTTAAGGCTGAAGTTAAGGCTGAAGTAACTGCGACCGCAGAACCAGCAGTTGTCACTGAAACCAATAACACTGATGAAGCTATTAAAGCGACGAAAGAGGCCTCTAATGCCTCGGCACCTATGGCTAAGCCTGCGATTCCTGCGCGTAAAGCCGTGGCGCAAGTTGCTCCAGCTCTGGCACCTTCAAGCACAGAAGCAAGTACGGTAAGCAGTGCCGCTGCTAAGCCTACTGGCGGCAGCCGCTTCGGTACTATGGTCAGTTCAGATATGACTAAACCTGTTGTTCATGAAAGATCACAGCAGGATACGCCAAAGGGCCGTGAATACGACAATACAGCTACCGAAGACGCAACACCTAAGAGTAAATTAGGTAATAGTGCATCATCGGGTATGCACAGACCGTAA
- a CDS encoding SulP family inorganic anion transporter — MFDLLRHKTSSHKADILSGLTVALALIPEAVAFAFVAHVEPMVGLYAAFIMGLITAVIGGRPGMISGATGAMAVVMVSLVVEHGVQYLFAAVVLAGIIQISAGVFKLGKFIRIVPYPVMIGFVNGLAIVIFLAQLGQFKVKDAAGNMVWMAQEPLMLMLGLVALTMAIIHFLPKLTTAIPSSLVAILTVTAIVVGMDLDTRNVLDFLKTMSGNDSATIAGNLPSFAIPSVPFNFETFYIILPYACILAAVGLIESLLTLTVIDEMTNSRGRGNKECVGQGVGNITSGFFGAMGGCAMIGQSMININSGGRGRLSGITAAIALLAFILFGSAFIEIIPLAALVGVMFIVVLGTFEWASFNVMNKVPKHDAFVIILVTTVTVFTDLAFAVFVGVIVSALVFAWEHAKHINVEKSIDANGWKVYRLNGPLFFGSVANFLDLFDAADDPQDIIVDFQNSRVADHSALDAIDTLAERYVAAGKRLHLRHLSQDCKALLHKARDLVEVNQIEDPHYKVADDKLDS; from the coding sequence ATGTTCGATCTTCTCCGTCATAAAACCAGTAGCCATAAGGCTGATATTTTATCAGGCCTGACTGTGGCACTGGCCCTTATTCCAGAAGCCGTAGCTTTTGCGTTCGTGGCTCACGTGGAGCCCATGGTCGGCCTGTACGCCGCCTTTATTATGGGATTAATCACCGCCGTTATTGGTGGACGTCCTGGGATGATTTCTGGCGCTACCGGCGCTATGGCCGTGGTCATGGTGTCTTTAGTGGTGGAACACGGAGTGCAATATTTATTCGCTGCCGTGGTCTTAGCCGGGATAATCCAAATAAGCGCCGGCGTGTTTAAGCTAGGTAAGTTTATTCGCATCGTGCCCTACCCAGTCATGATAGGCTTTGTGAATGGCCTCGCGATTGTGATTTTCTTAGCCCAACTTGGCCAGTTTAAAGTCAAAGACGCGGCCGGCAACATGGTATGGATGGCTCAGGAGCCATTAATGCTAATGTTAGGCTTAGTGGCGCTTACCATGGCGATTATTCACTTTCTGCCTAAGTTAACCACCGCCATACCCTCATCGTTAGTGGCTATTTTAACTGTCACCGCCATAGTGGTTGGCATGGATTTAGATACCCGCAATGTACTTGATTTCCTAAAAACAATGAGCGGAAATGACAGTGCGACCATTGCAGGCAACTTGCCATCCTTTGCCATCCCAAGCGTGCCGTTTAATTTTGAAACCTTCTATATTATCTTGCCTTATGCTTGTATTTTAGCGGCAGTCGGCTTAATCGAATCGCTTCTGACGTTAACGGTTATCGATGAGATGACCAATAGCCGTGGCCGTGGTAACAAAGAATGTGTTGGACAAGGCGTAGGTAACATCACCAGCGGTTTCTTCGGAGCCATGGGCGGCTGTGCCATGATTGGTCAGTCGATGATCAACATTAACTCAGGTGGCCGCGGCCGTTTATCTGGGATAACGGCTGCCATAGCCTTACTGGCGTTCATCTTATTCGGCTCAGCCTTTATTGAAATCATTCCTCTGGCCGCATTGGTGGGCGTGATGTTCATCGTGGTGCTGGGTACGTTTGAATGGGCAAGCTTTAATGTGATGAACAAGGTGCCTAAGCACGACGCGTTTGTCATCATACTTGTGACCACAGTGACTGTGTTTACCGACTTAGCCTTTGCGGTATTTGTTGGCGTCATCGTTTCAGCGCTGGTGTTTGCATGGGAACACGCGAAACACATCAATGTTGAGAAAAGTATCGATGCTAATGGCTGGAAAGTGTATCGCTTAAATGGGCCACTGTTCTTTGGCTCAGTGGCAAACTTCCTAGACTTGTTTGATGCCGCAGACGATCCACAAGATATTATCGTTGATTTTCAAAATTCTCGAGTTGCCGATCACTCAGCACTCGATGCCATAGACACGCTAGCGGAGCGTTATGTGGCCGCAGGCAAGCGTCTGCACTTACGTCACTTAAGTCAAGATTGTAAAGCCTTGCTACACAAGGCCCGCGACTTAGTGGAAGTAAACCAAATTGAAGATCCTCACTACAAAGTGGCCGATGATAAACTAGATTCATAA
- a CDS encoding bifunctional methionine sulfoxide reductase B/A protein produces MQKLTEFEQYVIEQKGTERPFSGEYVNHNAKGVYLCKKCLAPLYKSEHKFNAHCGWPAFDDELPGAVNRHVDADGRRVEITCAQCDGHLGHVFEGEQLTANNIRHCVNSVSMVFQPIDDTNAVSNTELATFGAGCFWCVEAIFAALKGVVEVKSGYSGGDAHDANYDAVCQGTTSHAEVVQITYSPALIDFESLLEVLFASHDPTTLNQQGNDKGPQYRSVIFCHNSAQVDAANQMISQLTQTQVWPKPIVTQVVAFEHFYPAEHYHDDYFAKHGEQPYCQMVVKPKLDKFKQQFADKLKG; encoded by the coding sequence ATGCAAAAACTGACAGAGTTTGAACAATACGTGATAGAGCAAAAAGGCACTGAGCGGCCGTTTAGTGGTGAATATGTTAATCACAATGCTAAAGGCGTGTATTTATGCAAAAAATGCCTTGCTCCCTTATACAAGAGTGAACATAAATTTAATGCCCATTGCGGTTGGCCCGCCTTTGATGATGAATTGCCAGGCGCCGTTAACCGCCATGTGGATGCCGATGGTCGCCGGGTTGAAATCACCTGTGCCCAGTGTGATGGACATCTTGGCCATGTGTTTGAAGGAGAGCAGTTAACGGCGAATAATATTCGTCACTGCGTTAATTCTGTCTCCATGGTGTTTCAGCCAATTGACGACACAAATGCCGTATCAAATACTGAGCTCGCGACCTTTGGTGCCGGATGCTTTTGGTGTGTCGAGGCAATATTTGCCGCCCTTAAGGGGGTTGTCGAGGTCAAATCTGGTTACAGCGGCGGTGATGCTCATGATGCAAATTATGATGCTGTGTGCCAAGGGACGACGAGTCATGCTGAAGTGGTGCAGATAACATACTCTCCAGCCTTGATTGATTTTGAAAGCCTGCTTGAAGTGCTGTTTGCCAGTCACGATCCCACCACACTTAATCAACAGGGTAACGATAAAGGCCCTCAATATCGCTCGGTAATTTTTTGCCACAACAGCGCTCAGGTTGACGCCGCCAATCAGATGATTAGTCAATTAACTCAAACCCAAGTTTGGCCTAAACCCATAGTGACCCAAGTGGTTGCATTTGAGCATTTTTATCCGGCAGAGCACTACCATGATGACTATTTTGCTAAACATGGCGAGCAGCCCTATTGCCAAATGGTGGTGAAACCTAAACTCGACAAATTCAAGCAGCAATTTGCCGATAAACTCAAAGGCTAA
- a CDS encoding 2OG-Fe(II) oxygenase family protein: MKLETIDYLAPDSAERFVASLRETGFGVLSNHPIKKELVEAIYQEWYEFFQSDEKNEFLFKPETQDGFFPASISETAKGNTVKDIKEYYHIYPNGRVPASLKANINEYYAQANAFAAELLGWIEKFSPSDVAKKFSIPLPEMIKDSEKTLLRVLHYPPMKGNEEMGAIRAAAHEDINLITVLPAANEPGLQVKAKDGTWLDVPSDFGSIIINIGDMLQEASAGYFPSTSHRVINPEGTDKTKSRISLPLFLHPNPEVVLSDRYTADSYLMERLRELGVI, from the coding sequence ATGAAATTAGAAACAATTGATTATTTAGCGCCAGACAGTGCCGAGCGCTTTGTGGCCTCTTTACGTGAGACAGGTTTTGGGGTGTTATCAAACCACCCAATTAAAAAAGAGTTGGTTGAAGCCATTTATCAAGAATGGTATGAATTCTTCCAATCTGATGAAAAAAATGAGTTTTTATTTAAACCAGAAACTCAAGATGGCTTCTTTCCTGCCTCTATTTCTGAAACAGCCAAAGGTAATACGGTTAAAGATATCAAAGAATATTACCATATTTACCCTAACGGCCGAGTTCCAGCTTCATTAAAGGCCAACATTAATGAATATTATGCACAAGCCAATGCGTTTGCCGCGGAATTATTAGGTTGGATTGAGAAGTTTTCCCCTAGCGATGTGGCGAAAAAATTCTCCATCCCCTTGCCAGAGATGATCAAAGACAGTGAAAAAACCTTGCTCAGGGTCTTGCATTATCCACCGATGAAAGGCAATGAGGAAATGGGTGCCATTCGCGCAGCAGCCCATGAAGACATTAACCTTATCACTGTCTTGCCTGCGGCCAATGAACCTGGTCTTCAAGTGAAAGCGAAAGACGGTACTTGGTTAGATGTGCCCAGTGATTTTGGCAGCATTATCATCAATATCGGTGACATGTTGCAAGAAGCGTCTGCGGGTTATTTCCCGTCAACATCCCACAGGGTGATCAACCCTGAAGGCACGGACAAAACCAAATCACGGATTTCTTTACCATTGTTTTTACACCCTAATCCAGAAGTTGTCTTGTCTGACCGCTATACAGCAGACAGCTACTTGATGGAAAGATTACGTGAACTTGGTGTCATCTAA
- the ylqF gene encoding ribosome biogenesis GTPase YlqF, with amino-acid sequence MAIQWYPGHMHKARKEIEEAMPQVDLVIEVLDARIPYSSENPMIAQLRGDKPCIKLLNKADLADPEITAQWIEYLEQEQGVKASAITTLQPGMVKRIPDICRKLVPHRDITEKDIRTMIMGIPNVGKSTIINTLAGRVIAKTGNEPAVTKNQQRINLRNGIVLSDTPGILWPKVDNEASSYRLAVTGAIKDTAMEYEDVALFAAAYFLKAYPDAICERYKLKELPKDDMALLEAIGRSRGALRPGGRIDYHKVSELLLHEYRSGQIGLLTLETPAMVEIEKVEVARVLAEKEAIKQQKIELERLKRSGKRHND; translated from the coding sequence ATGGCAATTCAGTGGTACCCAGGGCACATGCATAAGGCTCGCAAAGAAATCGAAGAGGCCATGCCTCAAGTCGATTTAGTGATCGAGGTGCTTGATGCACGTATCCCATACAGCAGTGAAAATCCTATGATTGCACAGCTCAGGGGCGATAAACCTTGTATCAAGTTGCTTAATAAAGCCGATTTAGCGGATCCCGAAATCACAGCCCAATGGATTGAATACCTTGAGCAAGAGCAAGGGGTTAAAGCCTCTGCCATCACCACGCTGCAACCAGGCATGGTTAAGCGTATTCCCGATATTTGCCGTAAACTCGTGCCACACCGAGATATCACAGAAAAAGACATTCGCACCATGATAATGGGCATTCCTAACGTCGGTAAATCTACTATTATCAATACATTAGCTGGACGTGTTATCGCTAAAACTGGTAACGAGCCGGCGGTCACTAAAAACCAGCAACGCATTAATTTGCGTAATGGCATAGTCCTTTCCGATACCCCAGGTATTTTGTGGCCCAAAGTGGATAACGAAGCTAGCAGTTACCGTTTAGCCGTCACTGGCGCCATCAAAGACACCGCCATGGAATATGAAGACGTGGCACTGTTCGCTGCGGCTTACTTCCTAAAAGCCTATCCAGACGCTATTTGTGAGCGTTATAAACTTAAAGAGTTACCTAAGGATGATATGGCTCTGCTTGAAGCCATAGGTCGTTCACGAGGTGCACTCAGACCCGGTGGGCGTATTGATTACCACAAGGTGTCTGAATTACTGCTGCATGAGTATCGCTCAGGTCAAATTGGGTTATTGACCTTGGAAACCCCTGCTATGGTGGAAATTGAAAAGGTTGAAGTGGCCCGAGTATTAGCCGAAAAAGAAGCCATCAAGCAACAAAAAATTGAGTTGGAGCGATTAAAACGCTCTGGAAAGCGTCATAACGATTAA
- a CDS encoding low molecular weight protein-tyrosine-phosphatase — MINRILFVCMGNICRSPTAEAIFRAKILKYQLATVIDSAGTIGFHQGHGPDKRSVEAGEKRGLDFTAMQARQVSVEDFEHFDLILAADRSNLIELKAMCPAYLQHKLQLMLSFAELGIEEVPDPYYGDGEGFERVLDLLEASLDVLAQQIQRQQAQLTNIE, encoded by the coding sequence ATGATCAATCGAATTTTATTTGTCTGCATGGGTAATATTTGCCGTTCCCCCACAGCAGAAGCCATCTTTAGGGCGAAAATACTTAAGTATCAGTTAGCCACAGTAATAGATTCTGCGGGCACCATAGGCTTTCATCAAGGCCATGGACCCGATAAGCGTAGTGTGGAAGCAGGGGAGAAGCGCGGTTTAGACTTTACCGCTATGCAGGCACGGCAAGTGAGCGTTGAGGATTTTGAGCACTTCGATCTGATTTTGGCGGCAGACAGGTCAAATTTAATTGAACTTAAGGCAATGTGCCCAGCATACTTACAGCATAAATTGCAGCTGATGTTATCGTTCGCAGAACTTGGTATCGAAGAAGTGCCTGATCCTTACTATGGTGATGGAGAAGGTTTTGAGCGGGTGCTTGATTTGCTGGAAGCGAGTTTAGATGTGTTAGCACAACAAATTCAGCGACAACAAGCACAACTGACTAATATCGAATAA
- a CDS encoding diacylglycerol kinase produces the protein MKPKNNHGIKRIIRATGFSLNGLTLAYRNEAAFRQELVLMAIALPLVLWLDVTYVERILLILGLFIVLIVELLNSAIEAVVDRVGEEIHPLSGQAKDIASAAVMLSLILCATIWCLILAPRLFNFF, from the coding sequence ATGAAACCAAAAAACAATCATGGAATTAAGCGTATTATTCGCGCCACAGGATTTTCTTTAAACGGCCTCACCTTAGCCTATCGCAATGAAGCCGCCTTTAGACAAGAATTAGTACTCATGGCTATTGCACTGCCCCTCGTACTTTGGCTCGATGTCACCTATGTTGAGCGCATATTACTGATCCTCGGGCTGTTTATCGTACTGATAGTTGAGCTGTTAAATTCTGCCATCGAAGCTGTGGTTGACAGGGTGGGTGAAGAAATCCATCCTTTGAGCGGTCAAGCTAAAGATATCGCCTCTGCCGCCGTCATGCTCAGCCTAATACTTTGCGCCACAATTTGGTGCCTCATCTTAGCGCCGCGATTGTTCAATTTTTTTTAG